Proteins from one bacterium genomic window:
- the scpB gene encoding SMC-Scp complex subunit ScpB, protein MSYEPIIIDGVDVKHVVEAIVFASTEPLPIEKIVECIQREEISKATVKTAIDVLNKNYQEHGMAVRIVKIAGGFQFATHPQYDKWVARLFASKAEKKLSQSSLEVLAIVAYRQPITRSEIEKIRGVNADWTLRSLMEKNLITVVGREDAPGKPLLFGTTKQFLEHFGLDAVSELPKLKEIEDILREDKEFAETMEFDFTGNKLKEANTEVSAESASGNDQEAQVDNIVQSTEASEEKNENAG, encoded by the coding sequence TTGAGCTACGAGCCTATTATTATTGACGGTGTTGACGTCAAACATGTTGTTGAGGCAATTGTATTTGCATCGACCGAACCGTTGCCAATCGAAAAAATTGTCGAGTGCATTCAGCGTGAAGAGATCAGTAAAGCGACAGTTAAGACGGCGATTGACGTGCTTAACAAAAATTACCAAGAACACGGCATGGCCGTACGGATTGTCAAAATTGCCGGCGGTTTTCAATTTGCAACGCACCCGCAGTATGATAAATGGGTTGCACGGTTATTTGCATCTAAAGCTGAGAAAAAATTGTCGCAATCATCGTTGGAAGTGCTGGCGATCGTAGCATATCGGCAGCCGATCACGCGCTCTGAAATCGAAAAGATCCGCGGCGTCAATGCCGATTGGACCTTGCGGTCGCTCATGGAAAAAAACCTGATCACGGTGGTCGGGCGTGAAGATGCACCGGGCAAACCGCTTCTCTTCGGCACGACTAAACAGTTTCTCGAGCATTTCGGCCTCGATGCCGTTTCGGAATTACCGAAATTAAAAGAAATCGAAGACATTTTGCGTGAAGACAAAGAATTTGCCGAAACAATGGAATTTGATTTTACCGGTAATAAATTAAAAGAAGCCAATACGGAAGTATCGGCTGAATCAGCTTCCGGCAATGATCAGGAAGCGCAGGTTGATAACATCGTTCAATCAACTGAGGCCTCGGAAGAAAAAAACGAGAATGCCGGATAG
- a CDS encoding rRNA pseudouridine synthase encodes MRLNRFLAEAGLASRRSSEDIILEGRVTINGHPVSDLATEVDPELDQVMVDGKRIHLKQKNIYILLHKPLNYVTTVKDEKGRDSVVDLIKISERIFPVGRLDYDTTGLLLLTNDGELSFRLTHPKFGVEKTYIAVLNKRITEKELIILRKGVRLFDGTTSPCKAKKLAKEAVEITIHEGKNKQVKRMFRKLGFKVRQLYRIRYGPLMLGKLKYGQWRNLKPQEVDALKKIVGLAS; translated from the coding sequence ATGCGCCTGAATCGATTTTTAGCTGAAGCCGGACTGGCAAGCCGAAGAAGCAGTGAAGATATTATTCTCGAAGGCCGTGTGACGATCAACGGGCATCCGGTGTCCGATCTTGCAACGGAAGTGGATCCGGAACTTGATCAAGTCATGGTCGATGGTAAGCGTATTCATCTCAAACAAAAAAACATTTACATTTTATTGCATAAACCTCTGAATTACGTCACGACGGTAAAAGACGAAAAAGGACGCGACTCGGTTGTTGACCTGATCAAAATCAGTGAGCGGATTTTTCCTGTAGGGCGTTTGGATTATGACACGACAGGGCTTTTGTTGCTGACCAACGATGGCGAATTATCTTTCCGGCTTACGCATCCGAAATTTGGTGTTGAAAAAACCTACATTGCCGTTTTAAATAAACGTATTACCGAGAAAGAACTCATCATTCTGCGTAAAGGCGTCCGGCTGTTCGACGGCACAACCTCGCCGTGTAAGGCCAAAAAATTAGCCAAAGAAGCGGTTGAAATTACGATCCACGAGGGCAAAAATAAACAAGTTAAACGCATGTTCCGCAAGCTAGGGTTTAAAGTGCGCCAGCTCTATCGCATTCGTTATGGTCCATTGATGCTCGGTAAATTGAAATATGGCCAATGGAGAAATCTTAAACCTCAGGAAGTGGATGCGTTGAAAAAAATCGTTGGTTTGGCGTCGTGA
- the cmk gene encoding (d)CMP kinase yields MKKIIITLDGPAGSGKSTTAREVARKINYTYLDTGAMYRAITLAVLEKKINPSHVADIIALLPDVQLLLTYENGTQKTFLNGRDVSEDIRSIAVTQNVSAISSIREVRQFLVKQQREIGKQGGFVIDGRDAGTVIFPNAELKFFLTANVEERAKRRQTEMAAKGTHISLEDMIADIRSRDELDSNREESPLVKAAGAIELDNSAMTIDEQVDFVVNTFKTRFGN; encoded by the coding sequence GTGAAAAAAATAATCATTACGCTGGATGGTCCGGCTGGTTCCGGAAAAAGTACCACGGCCAGAGAAGTAGCCAGAAAAATCAATTACACGTATCTTGATACCGGTGCGATGTATCGTGCCATAACGCTCGCTGTATTGGAAAAAAAAATCAACCCGAGCCATGTTGCAGATATCATTGCTTTGCTTCCTGATGTACAGCTTTTATTAACGTACGAAAACGGGACGCAGAAAACTTTCTTAAACGGGCGTGATGTTTCCGAAGATATTCGCAGTATTGCCGTTACTCAAAATGTCAGCGCAATTTCCAGTATACGCGAAGTCCGTCAATTTCTCGTGAAACAGCAGCGCGAGATCGGAAAACAGGGTGGTTTTGTAATCGATGGCCGTGATGCCGGTACCGTCATTTTTCCGAATGCCGAATTGAAATTCTTTTTAACGGCTAACGTTGAAGAGCGCGCCAAACGCCGGCAGACAGAAATGGCCGCTAAAGGTACTCACATATCGCTGGAAGATATGATAGCTGATATTCGTTCACGCGATGAACTGGACTCAAATCGTGAGGAAAGTCCTCTTGTGAAAGCGGCTGGTGCGATTGAGTTGGATAATTCAGCCATGACCATTGACGAACAAGTGGATTTTGTCGTAAATACTTTTAAAACGCGGTTTGGTAATTAA
- a CDS encoding DUF58 domain-containing protein produces the protein MLYGVIDPVAVYVSIGIVLLTACGCIIEFFQIPNDQQILVSRHVTSKLALGVPNTVILDIENRSMQSLSLTIRDEPPDEFELRNVIFRERLKRRERKELTYRITPDQRGDYMFHHINVACDGPIFGLIRRPLVYNAGQAVKVYPNYKEVKKFELMSMRGKLAEIGMRPVKQYGLGTEFESLREYNPDDEYRKINWNASARTGKLISMQYQLERSQQVMILIDAGRLMGTTALGLSKLDHAINAALMLAHISVKRDDRVGLLVFSQTIQSYLAPKKNKSQLALMADQLYNVKSELVESDYGRAFEFLKLKQKRRSLIVIFTEVLDRYASQILIKNLAMMYPKHLPLCVIMKDRLLSQIMNQPVDSAGSVFEKAVTAELINERREALAYLKTNGVMVLDVLPEELTAAVINQYIEIKSKALL, from the coding sequence ATGTTGTATGGTGTCATCGATCCGGTCGCAGTGTATGTATCCATCGGGATCGTCCTACTAACGGCTTGTGGCTGTATAATTGAATTTTTTCAAATTCCCAATGATCAGCAGATTCTGGTTTCGCGTCATGTTACGTCCAAGCTGGCGTTAGGCGTGCCGAACACGGTCATACTTGATATCGAAAATCGTTCCATGCAGAGTCTGTCGTTAACGATTCGTGACGAGCCGCCGGATGAATTTGAATTAAGAAACGTGATTTTCAGAGAGCGGTTGAAGCGCCGCGAGCGGAAGGAATTGACGTATCGTATTACACCGGATCAGCGCGGCGATTATATGTTTCATCATATCAATGTTGCCTGCGACGGTCCGATTTTCGGTTTGATCCGGAGGCCATTGGTTTACAATGCAGGTCAAGCGGTCAAAGTTTATCCAAATTATAAAGAGGTCAAAAAATTTGAACTGATGTCGATGCGAGGCAAATTAGCCGAAATCGGGATGCGACCGGTTAAGCAATACGGTTTGGGAACTGAATTTGAAAGTCTTCGCGAGTATAATCCTGACGATGAATACCGAAAAATCAACTGGAATGCCTCTGCTCGAACCGGAAAATTGATTTCAATGCAGTATCAATTAGAACGGAGCCAGCAGGTAATGATTCTGATCGACGCAGGCAGGCTAATGGGGACAACGGCCCTCGGATTGTCAAAACTGGATCATGCGATCAATGCAGCACTGATGCTGGCGCATATTTCCGTAAAGCGCGACGACCGAGTGGGCTTGCTGGTATTTTCACAGACCATCCAAAGTTATCTGGCTCCCAAAAAAAATAAATCTCAACTTGCGCTCATGGCCGATCAATTGTACAACGTCAAAAGCGAATTAGTTGAATCCGATTATGGGCGGGCTTTTGAATTTCTCAAACTTAAACAAAAACGCCGTTCGCTGATCGTCATTTTCACGGAAGTTTTAGATCGATACGCTTCACAAATTCTTATTAAAAATTTAGCCATGATGTATCCGAAACATTTACCGTTGTGCGTGATCATGAAAGATCGCTTGTTATCGCAAATTATGAATCAACCGGTCGATTCAGCCGGATCGGTTTTTGAAAAAGCTGTGACAGCCGAATTGATCAATGAACGGCGCGAAGCTCTGGCTTATCTGAAAACCAACGGCGTGATGGTTCTGGATGTTTTGCCGGAAGAACTGACGGCTGCTGTGATCAATCAATACATAGAAATTAAATCCAAAGCTTTATTATAA
- a CDS encoding UvrD-helicase domain-containing protein — protein sequence MTTGHFTVYRSSAGSGKTYTLVRQYLKLALSGEQPFHSILAITFTNKAASEMKQRIINALQAFAGEEKLDDVNENLCHDLCGDLNISEAEIRQRALQLLKAILHRYSDFHVRTIDSFLHKIVRTFARDLGLNVNFQIELESDPMLAEAVDRLIHRAGNPESFTLTALLVDFVLSKTQDEKGWNTFDRDIFKVARTLMDEDSFQYFEKLRDISLDAFVTTGRDLRRLKNQADETITEWAQKACDLIAEAGLTVDHFHQKGRGIAGFFEKLSIDVSTENIQSNSYVLDAVHEDRWYSTSSKDGRGRVIDRIKPELIACYEHIKKQVPFYILVDAVLQNLYATAVLQEINDILENLKKEAATILISDFNRHISSVVRDEPTPFIYERVGEKFLHYMIDEFQDTSAMQWLNILPLVENALANGGTTLVVGDGKQAIYRWRGGDLEQFDRLPELPGSETDDRLKETESALAQHYREEPLKYNYRSLPEIVSFNNRFFEWLARYKETELKKTYHDIRQLPKNGSTGGYIHIEFLPRADETTIEDRVNEKLYETIQSLKEDGYAWNDIAILTRNNERGSAIARFLMSRNIHVISAESLLIDQSAEVRIILSVLRYLNDVSDKVNRMALMNGILTTVIGRSPTSEDRRIMADAVQERKRFLAWLKDRGIELDERRLLRQPLYEMTEDIVRSFLPTLISSPFVIYFLDAVLNYSIKYDNTLINFLKWWDIQKDKLSIVAPDETDAVRVSTVHKAKGLEFPVVIIDEASWQFKKTRDYIWTELRSKPFKTLPAVLLKSSPILEETECKKAYDEESDKNFLDQANLLYVAMTRAMERLYLFSVLTKKAVDNKITELKSVNDVVVSFLRGSMNWEDGKMIYSFGDAVAPAMRRALKHSSVSLQDFITNPRLPQLRTKRYSRFQPYEDISRREWGKLVHAALAQIRTLDDILPVLNAEENEGWLNPDQRHDLSEKLLRLFSHEMLMPYFKHGARVRTEAEVLLDSKELLRMDRVIMFENEVVVIDYKTGEEEGEEHTAQIQRYGGALEKLGYSSVKKFLVYIEDEKILPVA from the coding sequence ATGACAACAGGACATTTTACCGTTTATCGTTCTTCAGCAGGTTCGGGCAAAACGTACACGCTTGTCCGGCAATATCTGAAACTTGCATTAAGCGGTGAGCAGCCGTTCCATAGCATTCTGGCTATCACATTTACAAATAAAGCGGCATCAGAAATGAAGCAACGCATTATCAACGCGTTGCAGGCTTTTGCCGGTGAAGAAAAGTTAGATGACGTGAATGAAAATTTATGCCATGATCTTTGCGGAGATTTGAACATAAGCGAAGCCGAAATCCGGCAACGGGCACTACAATTACTCAAAGCCATTCTTCACCGTTATTCGGATTTTCATGTCAGAACTATCGACAGTTTTCTCCATAAAATCGTCAGAACTTTTGCGCGTGATCTCGGGTTAAATGTGAATTTTCAGATTGAATTGGAATCCGATCCGATGCTGGCTGAAGCAGTAGACCGGCTCATCCATCGCGCCGGCAATCCGGAATCGTTTACGCTGACGGCGCTGTTGGTTGATTTTGTTTTATCCAAGACGCAAGATGAAAAGGGCTGGAATACCTTTGATCGGGATATTTTTAAGGTCGCGCGTACGTTGATGGATGAAGATAGTTTTCAATATTTTGAAAAGCTTCGGGATATTTCATTGGATGCGTTTGTAACAACCGGCCGCGATCTTCGTCGTTTGAAAAATCAGGCCGATGAAACGATTACCGAATGGGCGCAGAAAGCTTGCGATCTGATTGCAGAGGCCGGCCTTACCGTCGATCATTTCCATCAAAAAGGAAGAGGCATTGCAGGTTTTTTTGAAAAATTGTCGATCGACGTCTCAACGGAAAATATTCAGTCAAATTCATACGTTCTGGATGCGGTTCATGAAGATCGCTGGTATTCGACGAGCTCCAAGGACGGGCGCGGCCGCGTAATTGACCGAATTAAGCCTGAATTGATTGCGTGTTATGAGCATATCAAAAAGCAAGTTCCGTTTTACATTTTGGTGGATGCCGTTTTACAAAATCTATATGCAACGGCTGTTTTGCAGGAGATCAATGATATTCTCGAAAATTTGAAGAAAGAAGCGGCTACGATTTTGATTTCCGATTTCAACAGACATATTTCGTCCGTTGTTCGTGACGAACCTACGCCTTTTATTTATGAAAGAGTCGGAGAAAAATTTTTACACTATATGATTGATGAATTTCAAGACACTTCCGCGATGCAATGGTTGAATATTTTACCGTTAGTGGAAAATGCGTTAGCCAATGGCGGAACAACTCTGGTTGTGGGTGACGGTAAGCAGGCGATTTATCGTTGGCGAGGCGGCGATCTGGAGCAATTTGACCGATTGCCGGAATTGCCCGGCAGCGAGACGGACGATCGCTTGAAAGAAACTGAATCCGCGCTGGCTCAACATTACAGGGAAGAGCCGTTGAAGTATAATTACCGAAGCTTACCGGAGATCGTCAGTTTCAATAATCGTTTCTTTGAATGGCTGGCTCGCTACAAGGAGACCGAACTTAAAAAAACGTATCACGATATCCGTCAGCTGCCAAAAAACGGATCTACCGGCGGTTATATTCATATTGAATTTTTACCGCGAGCTGATGAAACGACCATTGAAGATCGAGTTAACGAAAAATTATATGAAACGATTCAGTCGCTTAAAGAAGATGGCTATGCGTGGAATGACATCGCGATTTTGACGCGAAATAATGAGCGTGGCAGTGCTATTGCGCGATTTTTGATGAGCCGGAACATTCATGTAATTTCAGCAGAATCGCTTTTGATCGATCAGTCGGCCGAAGTCCGTATTATCTTATCAGTTCTGCGTTATCTTAACGATGTTTCAGATAAGGTCAATCGCATGGCGCTGATGAACGGTATTTTGACGACCGTCATCGGCCGCTCGCCAACGTCCGAAGACCGCCGGATCATGGCCGATGCCGTTCAAGAACGGAAACGATTTTTAGCGTGGCTTAAAGATCGCGGAATCGAACTGGATGAACGTCGATTGCTCCGCCAACCGCTTTATGAAATGACAGAGGATATTGTGAGATCGTTTTTGCCTACATTAATATCCAGCCCATTTGTAATATATTTTTTGGATGCGGTTCTTAATTATTCGATCAAATATGATAATACACTAATAAATTTTTTGAAATGGTGGGACATTCAAAAAGACAAATTGTCAATTGTTGCGCCGGATGAGACCGATGCCGTACGCGTGTCAACCGTACATAAGGCCAAAGGATTGGAATTCCCGGTTGTAATCATAGACGAAGCCAGTTGGCAATTCAAAAAAACGCGTGATTATATCTGGACGGAACTTCGTTCAAAACCGTTCAAAACGCTTCCAGCCGTTTTACTCAAGAGCAGCCCCATTCTGGAAGAGACCGAATGTAAAAAAGCTTATGACGAAGAATCGGATAAAAATTTTCTCGATCAGGCTAATTTATTATACGTAGCTATGACGCGCGCTATGGAACGATTGTACCTTTTTAGCGTGCTTACTAAAAAAGCGGTTGACAATAAAATAACCGAATTGAAAAGCGTCAACGATGTTGTAGTCTCTTTTTTACGCGGATCAATGAATTGGGAAGATGGAAAAATGATTTATTCTTTTGGGGACGCAGTTGCACCTGCTATGAGAAGAGCTTTAAAGCATTCGTCGGTTAGTTTGCAGGATTTTATAACCAATCCGAGGCTACCTCAATTACGTACGAAACGGTATTCACGTTTTCAGCCGTATGAAGATATCTCAAGACGAGAATGGGGTAAACTGGTGCACGCTGCCCTGGCGCAAATAAGAACACTGGATGACATTCTGCCGGTTTTAAATGCGGAAGAAAACGAAGGATGGTTGAACCCGGATCAAAGGCACGATCTGTCGGAAAAATTATTAAGGTTATTCAGTCATGAAATGTTAATGCCGTATTTTAAACATGGCGCTCGTGTGCGAACCGAAGCTGAAGTTTTGCTTGATTCGAAAGAATTGTTACGCATGGACCGTGTCATCATGTTTGAAAATGAAGTTGTCGTGATCGATTATAAAACAGGGGAAGAGGAAGGTGAAGAGCACACGGCCCAAATTCAACGGTATGGAGGCGCATTGGAGAAACTAGGATATTCATCCGTTAAAAAATTCCTGGTCTATATTGAAGATGAAAAAATTTTACCGGTAGCATGA
- a CDS encoding PD-(D/E)XK nuclease family protein → MKTFLDELAAELTAKYDHLGDVCVVFQNRRASLFFKLALKQTLAQSSWMPDVYAIEDFNQVVSGIREADALQALFELYSCYQAAGGSDSFEQFVPWGEMLLKDFNDIDHDLADVQSLFGSLDKVKAMERWSPDSEDVTPFQTQFLNFWGLLAPMYESLQQKLRERHQSLAGRIAREVAENIDDFLARHQWEKIIFAGFNALTAAEEKLFKTLTKNNRADIFWDVDNYYLNNELQEAGNSIRRYVKTWIPPDWKFRSERLIKETKDVEIIGAAKKAVQAKVAGNIIRQWLEEGKKPATIAVVLADESLLLPLLHSMPESVESVNISMGLSLRSTPLYDLISHVFQLQTTTGKQNQSRHSFYYLDILRLLAHPFVQNLFKNRSLIQECKTRILKENIVFVSNEMKELEPIGFLLSQWENTNHAISTFKELLQKLSADASMGVIELEILTEFGNIVNRLEALISAFGVDIGVKGFQNLLSGALNSTRLSFSGEPLEGIQIMGVLETRSLDFENLIVVSANENILPSAKVNHSLVPFDLRKGFGLSTYLDKDAIYAYNFYRLLQRAVSIRLVYDTEPNELGEGEQSRFITQLLHEWPKINPNVRIVQRLVTLPAQSTSSPAHPRHAITVHKDEATLEILDRYFEKGVSPSALNKFIACSLQFYFRYIAHLLPPEEVEETIEPDIFGNAVHAVLATMYESCLGRNLTTDDIEPMLKMTEPRVTEAYKSLLHEDSLDSGKNRLLIDVSVNIIKEFLNNEKARVQKESVSVLELEKTFTRMITVSSNGHEKSIRLNGKLDRVEKSGDLIRIVDYKTGKPEENLNVDDFKKLEELHDQSIKRQLLFYAYVLAGEKQLAAMESGVYFFREIRKGFRPLSVSKNARVELGALMEFENLLKSVLGRLIDPKTPFEQTADRTLCQLCDYATICMRDQASQEI, encoded by the coding sequence ATGAAAACTTTTTTAGACGAATTGGCCGCAGAATTGACGGCGAAATACGATCATCTTGGCGATGTATGTGTGGTGTTCCAAAATCGGCGCGCAAGCTTGTTTTTCAAGCTCGCGTTGAAGCAGACGCTCGCACAATCGTCGTGGATGCCGGATGTGTATGCGATTGAAGATTTTAATCAGGTCGTAAGCGGTATCCGCGAAGCCGATGCACTACAAGCGTTGTTTGAATTGTACAGTTGTTATCAAGCCGCAGGCGGCAGTGATTCGTTTGAACAGTTTGTGCCATGGGGCGAAATGTTGCTGAAAGATTTCAATGATATTGACCATGATTTAGCCGACGTACAATCCTTGTTTGGTTCATTGGACAAAGTCAAAGCAATGGAACGATGGAGTCCCGATAGCGAAGATGTTACGCCATTTCAGACCCAGTTCCTGAACTTTTGGGGCTTACTTGCGCCTATGTATGAATCCTTACAGCAGAAACTAAGGGAAAGGCATCAATCGCTTGCAGGGCGTATTGCCCGTGAAGTTGCTGAGAACATCGATGATTTCTTAGCGCGGCACCAGTGGGAAAAAATTATTTTTGCGGGATTTAATGCGCTTACCGCTGCCGAAGAAAAACTTTTTAAAACTTTGACTAAAAATAATCGAGCAGATATTTTCTGGGACGTTGATAATTATTATCTGAATAACGAATTGCAGGAAGCCGGAAATTCCATTCGCCGCTATGTGAAAACCTGGATACCGCCCGATTGGAAATTTAGATCAGAACGATTGATCAAAGAAACCAAAGACGTTGAGATTATCGGTGCGGCCAAAAAAGCCGTCCAGGCAAAAGTAGCAGGTAATATTATTCGTCAATGGCTTGAAGAAGGAAAGAAGCCGGCAACCATCGCGGTCGTATTAGCTGACGAAAGCCTGTTACTGCCTCTTCTACATTCGATGCCGGAATCGGTTGAGAGCGTTAATATCAGTATGGGTTTATCGTTGCGATCGACGCCTCTGTATGATCTGATCAGTCATGTGTTTCAATTGCAAACAACAACGGGTAAACAAAATCAATCGAGGCATTCGTTTTATTATCTTGATATTTTACGTCTTTTGGCGCATCCGTTTGTCCAAAATCTCTTCAAAAACCGCTCTCTGATTCAAGAGTGTAAAACCAGAATTCTGAAAGAGAACATTGTCTTTGTTTCAAACGAAATGAAAGAATTGGAACCGATCGGCTTCTTATTATCGCAATGGGAAAATACCAATCATGCGATTTCGACATTCAAAGAATTATTACAAAAGCTTTCAGCCGATGCATCCATGGGAGTTATCGAACTGGAGATACTGACTGAATTTGGTAATATTGTCAACCGGCTGGAAGCATTGATATCTGCATTCGGAGTCGATATCGGCGTGAAAGGATTTCAGAACTTATTAAGCGGAGCGTTGAATTCCACGCGGTTATCGTTTTCAGGCGAACCGCTTGAAGGCATCCAGATTATGGGAGTATTGGAAACACGTTCATTGGATTTTGAAAACCTGATTGTCGTTTCGGCAAATGAGAATATCCTGCCGTCGGCGAAAGTGAATCATTCGCTCGTCCCGTTTGACCTGCGTAAAGGATTCGGATTATCGACGTATCTCGATAAAGATGCGATCTATGCATATAATTTTTACAGGCTTCTGCAGCGTGCCGTTTCAATTCGGTTGGTGTACGATACGGAACCCAACGAGCTTGGCGAAGGCGAGCAAAGCCGCTTTATCACGCAGCTTCTTCACGAATGGCCGAAAATCAATCCGAACGTACGAATTGTTCAACGCCTTGTAACGCTACCGGCTCAATCAACTTCATCGCCGGCCCATCCGCGGCACGCCATCACCGTACACAAAGATGAAGCAACATTGGAAATACTTGACCGTTATTTTGAAAAAGGCGTATCGCCAAGCGCTTTAAATAAATTCATTGCCTGCTCGCTTCAGTTTTACTTTCGGTACATTGCGCATTTGCTTCCTCCAGAAGAAGTGGAAGAAACGATCGAGCCGGATATTTTCGGAAATGCCGTGCACGCCGTGCTTGCAACAATGTACGAATCATGTCTTGGCCGAAACCTGACGACCGATGATATTGAGCCCATGCTCAAAATGACAGAGCCGCGAGTCACTGAAGCATATAAAAGTTTGTTGCATGAGGATTCATTGGACTCTGGCAAAAACCGGCTGTTGATCGATGTCAGCGTCAATATCATCAAAGAATTTTTAAATAATGAAAAAGCGCGTGTACAAAAAGAATCGGTCAGCGTTCTTGAACTTGAAAAAACATTCACGCGCATGATTACCGTGTCGTCGAATGGCCACGAAAAGTCCATTCGCTTAAATGGTAAATTGGACCGAGTTGAGAAGTCCGGCGATCTTATTCGTATCGTCGACTATAAAACCGGAAAGCCGGAGGAAAATTTAAATGTCGACGATTTTAAAAAACTGGAGGAGTTGCACGATCAATCCATCAAACGGCAGTTATTGTTTTATGCGTATGTGTTGGCCGGTGAAAAACAACTGGCGGCTATGGAATCCGGTGTCTATTTCTTTAGGGAAATTCGAAAAGGTTTTCGACCGCTGAGTGTTTCAAAAAACGCCCGGGTAGAATTAGGCGCTTTGATGGAATTTGAAAATTTATTAAAATCGGTTTTGGGAAGGTTAATCGATCCTAAAACGCCGTTCGAACAGACGGCGGACCGCACGCTATGCCAACTCTGCGATTATGCTACGATTTGCATGCGAGATCAGGCTTCACAGGAAATTTAG